The following is a genomic window from Hymenobacter gelipurpurascens.
CCGCTACTGGCGACTACAAAGCGCTGGAAAAGGTGAACGAAGAGTTTATGGCTGCCCTGAAAAAGCGCAAGGAGCTTAGCGGCCTGTTTACTTTCTTCTCGGCCAACTATCCGCAGTACGAGCTGCAGATTGATAACCAGCTGGCTATGCAGAAGGGCGTGAGCATCGGCAATGCCATGAACACTCTCAGCATCATGGTGGGCTCTACCTACGAACTGGGCTTTATCAAGTATCAGCGCTTCTTCAAGGTGTTCGTGCAGGCCTCGCCCGAGTATCGCCGCCTGCCCAAGGACATCCTGGATATGTGGGTGAAGAACGACAAGGGAGAAATGGTGCCGTTCTCGGCCTTCATGAAAATTGTGAAGGGCCAAGGGGCCAACGAAATCAACCGCTACAACATGTACCCCACAGCCTCCATCCGCGGCGATGCGGCTCCGGGCTACAGCTCCGGTGAGGCTATTAAGGCGGTGCAGGAAGTGGCGGCCAAAACCCTCCCCCGCGGCTACGATATCGACTGGGGTGGTTTGTCGAAGGACGAAGTATCGCGCGGCAACGAGGCCATCTACATTTTCCTGATTGTACTCGGGTTTGTGTACCTGGTGCTGGCGGCGCAGTATGAGAGCTTCCTGCTACCTCTGTCCGTGATCCTATCGTTGCCGGCCGGTATTTTCGGCTCCTTCCTGCTCATCAAAACCATGGGCCTGGCCAACAATATCTACGCCCAGGTAGGCCTGGTAATGCTCGTAGGCCTATTGGGTAAGAACGCGGTACTGATTGTGGAGTTTGCGGTGCAGAAGCACGAGGAAGGCATGACGGTACGGGAAGCGGCCATTGAAGGCGCCAAAGTGCGTTTCCGCCCTATTCTGATGACGTCCTTCGCCTTCATTGCCGGTCTGATTCCGCTGGTTATTGCTACCGGCGCGGGTGCCATTGGTAACCGCACTATTGGTACGGCGGCGCTGGGCGGCATGCTGTTCGGCACTGTGTTCGGGGTGATACTTGTACCGGGCCTGTACTACATTTTTGGCACCCTGGCCGCTGGCCGCAAGCTGATTCAGGACGAGAATGAGAATCCTCTGTCGGAGTTTGAGCCGCATGTTTTAGTTGAAGAAATCCCGAGTCATGCTTAAAAGACGCATCTATCAAGGCCTGAGCGCCGCCTTGCTCACGTTGGCGGTGGCGGGCTGCAAAACGCCTGAGCTGGTGCAGAAAACCGCCAGCCGCAACGTGCCTGCCAGCTACGGCGCCACGCAGGACTCTACCAACACGGCCCAGGCGCAGTGGAAGCAGTTTTTCACCGACCCCAACCTCACGGCCCTCATTGATACGGCCCTACAGCGCAATCAGGAGCTGAATATCTCGCTGCAGGAAATTCAGATTTCCCGCAACGAAGTACAGATTCGGAAAGGGGAATACCTGCCGTTCGTAGGCCTGGGCGCCAAGGCGGAAACCGAACGACCCAGCCGCAACACGCTGCAGGGCGCCACGGAAGAAGCCATCAGCATCAAGCCGGAACACCGCAACCCCGACCCGCTGCCGAACTACCAGGTGGGCGCTTTTGCCAGCTGGGAAGTGGATATCTGGCATAAACTGCGCAACTCCCGCAAGTCGGCGGCACTGCGCTACCTGGCCACTGTGGAGGGCCGCAATTTCACCATCACAAACCTGATTTCTGAAATTGCCACCTCCTATTATGAGTTGTTGGCTCTCGATAATCAGCTGGCCATTGTGAAGCAGAACATTGAGCTGCAGAGCAATGCGCTGGAATTGGTTCGGCTCCAGAAGGAATCGGCCCGGACTACGGAGTTGGCGGTGCAGCGTTTTGAGGCCCAGGTGCACAACACCCGGAGCCTGCAGTACACTATTCAGCAGCGCATTATTGAAACGGAAAACCGCATCAACTTCCTGGTAGGTCGGTATCCGCAGCCCATTGTCCGCAACGACGCCTCCTTCAACGACTTGCTACCAACAGCCGTTCAGACGGGCGTGCCGGCGCAGTTGCTGCAAAACCGCCCCGATATTCGGCAGGCAGAGCAGAGCTTGGCCGCCACGAAACTGGATGTGCAGATAGCCCGCGCCAACTTCTACCCGTCGGTGCGCATTACCGGATCCGCAGGTTTCGCGGCGTTCAAGTCGGGCCTTTTGTTCTCGTCGCCTGAGTCGATGCTGTTCTCGTTGGCCGGCGATCTGGTAGCGCCGTTGGTTAACCGAAACGGCATAAAAGCAGTGTACGGCAACGCCAATGCGGTCCAGATTCAGGCCGCGTACCAATATGAGCGCACCATACTGAACGCATACGTGGAGGTGGCCAACCAGCTAGCCAGCATCAACAACCTGGCAAAGAGCTACGATGAAAAGGCCAAAGCCGTGCAGGCCCTGAATCAATCGGCTACCATCTCCAACAGCCTGTTCCGCTCCGCCCGCGCCGACTACACGGAAGTTCTGTTTACCCAGCGGGACGCTTTGGAGTCAAAATTCGACCTGATCGAAACCCGCATGCAGCAGCTCAATGCCACGGTAAACGTGTATCGGGCCCTGGGCGGCGGCTGGAAATAATTCAGCTGTCAAGCTGACACTAGTAAGGCACTAGGCCACTATAACTGACACGCTACCGCTCGGTGTGTGTCAGTTTTAGTGGCCTAGCTTCTTTTTGGGTATTGTCGTGGGGTTACCCTAGGCCACCTGCTAGAACAGCACCGCCACCTGCATGCGGCCGGTGTGTACCGCTCCCAACCCATTGGC
Proteins encoded in this region:
- a CDS encoding TolC family protein, with translation MLKRRIYQGLSAALLTLAVAGCKTPELVQKTASRNVPASYGATQDSTNTAQAQWKQFFTDPNLTALIDTALQRNQELNISLQEIQISRNEVQIRKGEYLPFVGLGAKAETERPSRNTLQGATEEAISIKPEHRNPDPLPNYQVGAFASWEVDIWHKLRNSRKSAALRYLATVEGRNFTITNLISEIATSYYELLALDNQLAIVKQNIELQSNALELVRLQKESARTTELAVQRFEAQVHNTRSLQYTIQQRIIETENRINFLVGRYPQPIVRNDASFNDLLPTAVQTGVPAQLLQNRPDIRQAEQSLAATKLDVQIARANFYPSVRITGSAGFAAFKSGLLFSSPESMLFSLAGDLVAPLVNRNGIKAVYGNANAVQIQAAYQYERTILNAYVEVANQLASINNLAKSYDEKAKAVQALNQSATISNSLFRSARADYTEVLFTQRDALESKFDLIETRMQQLNATVNVYRALGGGWK